GTCGGGACGTGTCGCTATCCTAGCGCAATGGCTCCGGTCGACCCTGCAGAGCGCATCCTCGCCGCCGTGCGCGGCATTCCGCGCGGCGAAGTCGCCGGTTACGGCGAGGTCGCGCGCCGCGCCGGGCTGCCGGGGCGGGCGCGCTGGGTGGCGAAGCTGCTGGCGGCCAATGAGGACCCCGCGCTGCCCTGGCATCGGGTCCTGCGCAGCGACGGGCGGATCGCCTTCCCGCCGGACTCGGACCCGTGGCGCGAGCAGGCGCGACGCCTGCGCGCGGAGGGCGTGGAGGTGGTCGCCGGACGCGTGCGCACGGCGCGTCCCGCGCGTTCGCTCGACAGCGAGGTCTGGGGTCCCGGCTGAGCGCCCGCGACGACGGGCGCCTGCGGCCCAACCGGTATCATGGGGGTTGCCCGCGAGGACCCCGAATGCTGACCAATCTCCCCCCCGTCACCAAGGCGCTGCTGATCGCCAACGCCGGCGTGTTCCTGCTGCAGAAGCTGCTCGGCAGCGCGCTGTTCGCGCCACTGATGCTGTGGCCGATGGGGATGGATGCCTATGCCCAGGCCGCCGGCGTCCCGGGCTTCCTGCCCTGGCAGCTGCTGAGCTA
The sequence above is a segment of the Luteimonas sp. MC1750 genome. Coding sequences within it:
- a CDS encoding MGMT family protein; this translates as MAPVDPAERILAAVRGIPRGEVAGYGEVARRAGLPGRARWVAKLLAANEDPALPWHRVLRSDGRIAFPPDSDPWREQARRLRAEGVEVVAGRVRTARPARSLDSEVWGPG